One window from the genome of Asterias rubens chromosome 11, eAstRub1.3, whole genome shotgun sequence encodes:
- the LOC117296649 gene encoding uncharacterized protein LOC117296649 — MSRKQQLDPQTDLLVEWKDGTKNVVKIQDIILVSRKLEKGCKISMKWGQQTWEGRVLDVEGNTDSDDDSDSDIPLAQLKANNQTKAQDTYGSSQMPARCDDFFCSGEVWAACNKCLCFLCYDHFLVNKDCSTHNLYHGLTHTSASILQTETPLCASPSGVYGHGLQYQTLNSELFDSSSTSFTELLLAGHDESVATLPSSSSYPSSSRTPSTLSVGGCAPLAGHDGLTSLSSSSVPATRPPPSTLSVGGCAPLAGHEHLASLPSSASLPSSQASWYDAHSEHYDVQPDDFRVDGESRPLSPNVVKTPKSKNLAVKHNRNRGNAYIMEKSNKCVPSKHGQLGESNCCFCKFQGRDCPKISTEQRHQIREAYYNMADLQKQREWIIRHVVVNQVSDLKRNYSYYLPQITKEGQKWKVCRQMFTSTIGVSVCQVRTALSKIDQFDVLEGEKRGGRQMVEKDQTKREQVKAHINKFPRMESHYCRANSKCQYLSPDLNFSIMYQMFKKDHPNGASMTFYKKVFKSFNLKFHHAKKDMCGLCETFHHASAEHKKELQQQYDRHVLEKEKSRELKNIAKEKATIDNKYHAAVFDLQQVIYLPKSDRSELFYKRRLSCFNFTIFELASKDGFCFVSHEGRTGRGSCEIASFLHRYLSTVDEQGCETVELYSDGCIGQNKNSIIPAMILYFVERSISVQQVTLNFF; from the exons ATGTCAAGAAAACAGCA ATTGGATCCCCAAACTGATCTTTTGGTGGAATGGAAGGATGGAACTAAAAATGTGGTCAAGATACAGGACATCATCCTAGTGAGCAGAAAGCTTGAAAAGGGGTGCAAAATATCAATGAAATGGGGACAGCAGACATGGGAAGGACGGGTGCTAGATGTTGAAGGCAACACCGATAGTGATGATGATTCGGATTCCGATATTCCTCTTGCTCAGCTAAAAGCAAACAACCAAACCAAAGCTCAAG ATACGTATGGCTCATCACAGATGCCTGCAAGATGTGACGATTTTTTCTGCAGCGGAGAGGTCTGGGCAGCTTGtaacaaatgtttgtgtttcCTTTGCTATGACCATTTTCTAGTAAATAAGGATTGTAGTACACATAATCTGTATCATGGCTTAACACACACATCAGCTTCCATATTACAAAcagaaacacccttgtgtgcATCACCAAGTGGAGTTTATGGGCATGGTTTGCAGTATCAAACTTTAAATTCAGAGCTTTTTGATAGTTCATCTACATCTTTCACAGAGTTGCTGTTAGCTGGACATGATGAGTCTGTAGCCACTCTTCCTTCATCATCCAGCTACCCTAGTTCCAGTCGtactccttcaactttgtctgtgggtggatgtgcccccttagctggacatgacggtcttacatctctgtcttca agcagtgtgcctgctacacgaccccctccttcaactttgtctgtgggtggatgtgcccccttggCTGGACATGAGCATTTAGCTTCTCTTCCTTCGTCGGCCAGCTTGCCTAGTTCACAAGCTTCATGGTATGATGCACACAGTGAACACTATGATGTGCAGCCAGATGATTTTAGAGTTGATGGTGAGTCAAGACCACTCTCTCCAAATGTTGTTAAAACACCCAAAAGCAAAAATTTGGCAGTTAAGCACAACAGAAACAGAGGAAACGCCTACATAatggaaaaatcaaacaaatgtgTACCGTCAAAACATGGACAATTAGGAGAGAGTAACTGCTGCTTTTGCAAGTTCCAAGGTCGAGATTGCCCTAAGATTTCTACGGAACAACGTCACCAAATCAGGGAAGCCTATTACAACATGGCAGATTTGCAGAAACAACGTGAGTGGATAATAAGACACGTAGTTGTGAACCAGGTTTCAGATTTAAAGCGCAATTATTCCTACTATCTGCCACAGATAACCAAGGAGGGCCAGAAATGGAAGGTATGTCGTCAGATGTTTACAAGTACAATTGGTGTTTCTGTTTGTCAAGTCCGCACTGCTTTGAGTAAGATTGACCAGTTTGATGTACTAGAAGGAGAGAAACGTGGTGGACGACAAATGGTTGAAAAGGACCAAACGAAGAGAGAGCAGGTAAAAGCTCATATCAATAAATTTCCGCGAATGGAGTCACATTACTGTAGGGCCAATTCAAAATGCCAGTATCTTTCACCTGACCTTAACTTTTCAATAATGTATCAGATGTTTAAGAAAGATCACCCAAATGGAGCATCCATGACCTTCTATAAGAAGGTTTTCAAGTCATTCAACCTGAAATTTCACCATGCCAAAAAAGATATGTGTGGCTTATGTGAAACGTTTCACCATGCAAGTGCTGAACATAAGAAGGAACTGCAACAGCAATACGACAGACATGTGCTGGAGAAAGAAAAATCTCGTGAATTGAAAAATATTGCCAAAGAAAAAGCCACCATTGATAACAAATACCATGCTGCTGTCTTTGACCTTCAACAGGTGATATACCTGCCAAAGTCTGATCGTTCGGAGCTTTTCTATAAGCGTCGACTTTCATGCTTCAACTTCACAATATTTGAGTTAGCAAGTAAAGACGGTTTTTGCTTTGTATCACATGAAGGTCGCACAGGACGTGGGTCTTGTGAAATAGCATCCTTTCTTCATCGGTACCTTTCTACAGTTGATGAACAAGGTTGTGAGACAGTGGAGTTGTATTCTGACGGCTGCAttgggcaaaacaaaaactcaattATCCCGGcaatgattttgtattttgttgaacGTTCAATATCTGTTCAGCAAGTAACATtgaatttcttttaa